A stretch of the Thiocystis violascens DSM 198 genome encodes the following:
- a CDS encoding glycosyltransferase → MLHVLRTEGAGVLLRKLARRVRATPLAVKDPPVVLTCQTPLQPLSLPVTESPLASIVIPAHACFAHTHHCLAALARAGARAAFEVIVVTARPDDEAAERLARYPGLRLIMNPNPPAPGIANARNRGAELARGATVVFLNPDTQVQSGWLDALLQTFQDVPDAGMVGSRLLYPDGRQREAGGILFDDGTAGSYGDRDDPDKPEYSYRRAVDYCSGAALAIRAGLFRQLGGFDVSLAPDGREDLDLAIRVRAAGFQVYYQPTSTVVQGDDAATARHDRSGSGFKIARRFLAGTWRQRRQPEPLAPGSPDTDIARIKERQIRRRAFVADNYMLTPDRESGSLRMSNLFVVLQELGFKITFAAANLEAPEPYVSQLQARGVECLYRPYVRSLAHHLETQGHLYDLVIASRADTAAAVLPIARRHCPNARLLFDTVDLHYLREARLAELAGHRSTRTLADWRKRQELGLIDAADATLVVSPVELELLRTERPRARLYCVSNVHRIHGSATPCRERQDLLFIGAFAHPPNADAVRWLIRDILPLARARLPGLHCHLIGADPPAAIRALAAQAGAGVTLHGYVPDVKPWFDQCRLSVAPLRYGAGVKGKINQSLAHGLPVVATGMAAEGMFLVDGESVLLAETPADFAAAIVRLYTDEALWERLSTGGLSVMERHFSFAAARRAIAEAIDAQI, encoded by the coding sequence ATGCTCCATGTCCTGCGCACCGAGGGGGCTGGCGTGCTTTTGCGCAAGCTGGCCCGGCGCGTTCGCGCAACGCCCCTGGCGGTCAAGGATCCGCCCGTCGTCCTGACCTGCCAGACGCCCTTGCAGCCGCTCTCCCTACCCGTGACCGAGTCGCCCCTGGCCTCGATCGTCATTCCGGCACACGCCTGTTTCGCGCACACGCATCATTGTCTCGCCGCCCTGGCGCGCGCGGGCGCGCGGGCCGCCTTCGAGGTCATCGTCGTCACCGCGCGCCCGGATGACGAAGCCGCCGAGCGGCTCGCCCGGTATCCGGGCCTGCGCCTGATCATGAACCCAAACCCGCCCGCTCCGGGAATCGCCAACGCCCGTAACCGGGGCGCGGAACTGGCGCGCGGCGCGACCGTCGTCTTTCTGAATCCAGACACCCAGGTCCAATCGGGCTGGCTCGACGCCCTGCTCCAGACCTTCCAGGATGTCCCGGACGCGGGCATGGTCGGGAGCCGCCTGCTCTATCCGGACGGTCGCCAGCGGGAGGCCGGCGGGATCCTCTTCGACGATGGGACCGCCGGGAGCTACGGCGATCGGGATGACCCTGACAAGCCTGAATACAGCTACCGGCGCGCCGTCGATTATTGCTCCGGCGCGGCGCTTGCCATCAGGGCCGGTCTCTTCCGCCAACTCGGCGGCTTCGACGTCAGCCTCGCGCCCGACGGCAGGGAGGATCTCGATCTCGCCATCCGCGTCAGGGCCGCGGGCTTCCAGGTCTACTATCAGCCGACCTCGACGGTCGTTCAGGGAGACGACGCCGCCACCGCCCGCCACGACCGGAGCGGCTCGGGGTTTAAGATCGCACGGCGTTTCCTGGCCGGAACCTGGCGTCAACGCCGGCAACCGGAACCGCTCGCCCCCGGATCGCCGGACACGGACATCGCGCGCATCAAGGAGCGCCAGATCCGGCGACGCGCCTTCGTGGCGGACAATTACATGCTGACTCCGGACCGGGAGTCCGGCTCGCTACGGATGTCCAATCTGTTCGTCGTCCTCCAGGAACTGGGATTCAAGATAACCTTCGCGGCGGCCAATCTGGAGGCGCCCGAGCCCTATGTCTCGCAGCTTCAGGCGCGCGGTGTCGAATGTCTCTATCGCCCCTATGTCCGTTCGCTCGCCCATCACCTGGAGACCCAGGGGCACCTCTACGATCTGGTCATCGCGAGCCGCGCGGACACGGCGGCGGCCGTACTTCCCATCGCCCGACGCCATTGCCCGAACGCGCGGCTCCTGTTCGATACCGTCGACCTGCATTACCTGCGCGAGGCCCGTCTCGCCGAACTCGCCGGACACCGCTCCACCCGAACCCTGGCCGACTGGCGCAAGCGTCAGGAACTCGGGCTGATCGATGCCGCGGACGCGACGCTCGTGGTCAGCCCGGTGGAACTTGAGCTTCTGCGAACCGAGCGACCGCGGGCGCGACTCTATTGCGTCTCCAATGTCCATCGTATCCATGGCAGCGCCACCCCCTGTCGGGAGCGCCAGGATCTACTGTTCATCGGTGCCTTCGCCCATCCGCCGAACGCGGATGCCGTGCGCTGGCTGATTCGGGACATCCTGCCGCTGGCACGCGCGCGTCTTCCCGGCCTGCACTGTCATCTCATCGGGGCCGATCCTCCAGCCGCGATCCGCGCACTGGCCGCGCAAGCCGGCGCCGGGGTCACGCTCCATGGTTATGTGCCAGACGTGAAGCCCTGGTTCGATCAATGTCGGCTCTCGGTCGCGCCGCTACGCTATGGCGCCGGCGTCAAGGGTAAGATCAACCAGAGTCTGGCCCACGGGCTTCCCGTGGTCGCAACCGGCATGGCGGCGGAAGGCATGTTTCTGGTCGATGGCGAATCGGTGTTGCTCGCCGAGACTCCCGCCGACTTCGCCGCGGCCATCGTGCGTCTTTACACCGACGAGGCGCTCTGGGAGCGACTGTCGACTGGCGGTCTATCGGTCATGGAACGTCATTTCAGTTTCGCCGCCGCGAGGCGGGCCATTGCGGAGGCGATCGATGCCCAAATCTGA
- a CDS encoding glycosyltransferase family 2 protein encodes MPKSDTSNALAPAEPAVSVLIVNYNAGALLADCVAAVLESSLGLQVLIGDNGSSDDSLRAVRARFGDDPRLTLVEHGANLGFAAGNNRLLHLAQAPYLLFLNPDCIVQPHTLERMLHFMDATPDAGMAGCVIRDPDGTEQVASRRAIPDPWIGLVRVLRLDRLWPTLTRGKRLNLTDQPLPDQPTRVAAISGSFMLVRRAALKAVGPLDTGYFLHCEDLDWFVRFARAGWGIYLVPDAEAIHHKGACSHARPLRVEWHKHRGMARFFRKFQRDDYPRLFGLLVLIGIWGHFAAVATLLGARRMGRILMGGGGTAR; translated from the coding sequence ATGCCCAAATCTGACACAAGCAACGCGCTCGCCCCCGCCGAGCCGGCAGTCAGCGTCCTGATCGTCAACTACAACGCCGGCGCGTTGCTCGCGGATTGTGTCGCGGCGGTTCTGGAGTCGTCGCTCGGGCTTCAGGTGCTGATCGGCGACAACGGCTCCAGCGACGACAGCCTTCGCGCAGTGCGCGCCCGGTTCGGCGACGATCCGCGACTGACCCTGGTCGAGCATGGAGCCAATCTCGGGTTCGCGGCGGGCAACAACCGGCTGCTTCATCTGGCCCAGGCGCCCTATCTGCTGTTCCTGAATCCGGACTGCATCGTCCAGCCTCACACCCTGGAGCGGATGCTCCACTTCATGGACGCGACGCCGGACGCGGGGATGGCCGGGTGTGTCATCCGCGATCCCGACGGCACCGAGCAGGTGGCCAGCCGGCGCGCGATTCCCGACCCCTGGATCGGTCTGGTGCGTGTGTTGCGGCTTGATCGTCTCTGGCCGACCCTGACGCGCGGAAAACGCCTGAACCTGACCGATCAGCCGCTGCCGGACCAGCCGACGCGCGTGGCGGCCATCTCCGGTTCCTTCATGCTGGTGCGCCGAGCGGCGCTGAAGGCGGTGGGTCCGCTCGATACCGGCTATTTTCTGCACTGCGAGGATCTGGACTGGTTCGTGCGTTTCGCCCGCGCCGGCTGGGGGATCTATCTGGTGCCCGACGCGGAGGCGATTCACCACAAGGGCGCCTGTAGTCATGCGCGACCCTTGCGGGTCGAGTGGCACAAGCATCGCGGGATGGCCCGTTTCTTTCGCAAATTCCAGCGCGACGACTACCCGCGTCTCTTCGGTCTGCTGGTGCTGATCGGGATCTGGGGGCATTTCGCGGCGGTGGCGACGCTGCTCGGGGCACGCCGCATGGGACGCATCCTGATGGGCGGAGGAGGTACGGCGCGATGA
- a CDS encoding NAD-dependent epimerase/dehydratase family protein produces MTGGHAESLRGVPVLVTGATGKLGRHLVTALLGEGARVAILTRDCRRAGALWPGAPIDCRRADLTDAASLNAVLDGIDTVFHLASYSPAPGEPDIYEAPSHWPITAIGTRNLTRVVAVSQVRHLVYASSVKAMGDAAGARGRPADEDDEPQPETLYGRAKLDAERSILALGLAQPIQVSVLRLPMVYGLKGQGNVARLIDAIARRRFPPWPRVDNRRSAVHVADAVRALLVLARDPRVNGQVYLVTDGRQYSTRWLYERICLALGRPIPAWAVPLWALRFAAELGSRIERVSGRSMPLNLNGLSKLTGDAWYSSEKLRRELEFIPEHDLEQDIPRMVSESLAARRVG; encoded by the coding sequence ATGACTGGCGGGCACGCAGAGTCGCTTCGGGGCGTTCCGGTGCTGGTGACCGGCGCGACCGGCAAGCTCGGTCGTCATCTCGTGACGGCCTTGCTCGGGGAAGGCGCGCGAGTCGCGATCCTGACGCGGGATTGCCGTCGCGCCGGCGCGCTTTGGCCCGGCGCGCCGATCGACTGTCGCCGCGCCGATCTGACCGATGCCGCGTCGCTGAATGCGGTGCTCGACGGGATCGACACCGTCTTTCATCTGGCAAGCTACTCGCCAGCCCCCGGCGAGCCAGACATCTACGAAGCGCCCTCGCACTGGCCGATCACGGCCATCGGTACGCGCAATCTGACACGGGTTGTTGCGGTCTCCCAAGTGCGCCATCTGGTCTATGCGAGCAGCGTTAAGGCGATGGGCGATGCCGCAGGGGCGCGGGGGCGTCCGGCCGACGAGGACGACGAACCACAACCGGAAACGCTCTACGGCCGCGCCAAACTCGACGCCGAGCGCAGCATTCTGGCTCTGGGGTTAGCGCAACCGATTCAGGTCAGCGTGCTACGCCTGCCGATGGTCTATGGGCTGAAGGGTCAGGGCAACGTGGCGCGCTTGATCGACGCCATCGCCCGTCGCCGCTTTCCGCCCTGGCCGCGCGTGGACAATCGCCGTTCCGCCGTGCATGTCGCGGATGCGGTGCGGGCGCTGCTCGTACTGGCCCGCGATCCGCGCGTCAATGGACAGGTCTATCTGGTCACCGATGGTCGGCAGTATTCGACTCGCTGGCTCTACGAGCGGATCTGTCTGGCGCTGGGGCGCCCAATCCCCGCCTGGGCCGTGCCGCTGTGGGCGCTACGCTTCGCGGCGGAACTGGGCAGCCGGATCGAGCGCGTCAGCGGCCGATCCATGCCATTGAATCTAAATGGTTTATCCAAGCTCACCGGCGATGCCTGGTACTCCTCGGAGAAGCTTCGGCGCGAGCTGGAATTCATTCCGGAACACGACCTGGAGCAGGACATCCCCCGGATGGTCAGCGAGTCTCTCGCCGCTCGGCGAGTCGGCTAA
- the hypB gene encoding hydrogenase nickel incorporation protein HypB: protein MCNTCGCNVTPGNEHLVRADGKHALTEDGRAAVTVLQGLLSENDHQAAHNREHFDHHGVLALNLMSSPGAGKTSLLEATIEALGGEFRIAVIEGDLETENDAERIRAKGVPAIQIATGSACHLDAHLVHTALHHLDLDGIDLLFIENVGNLVCPASFDLGQHRNIALLSVPEGDDKPAKYPVMFRTADLVLCTKADLLSVLPEFQPERAEGYLRQLASAAPFEIVSTRPGGNLEPWLQWLRDERQAQRARLTLDHAAGAQGGGHHHHDHHQGHQHAHDHQHG, encoded by the coding sequence ATGTGCAATACCTGCGGCTGCAACGTCACACCGGGAAACGAACATCTCGTGCGCGCCGACGGGAAGCACGCGCTCACCGAGGATGGCCGCGCGGCCGTCACCGTTCTCCAGGGTCTGCTGTCCGAGAACGATCATCAGGCCGCCCATAATCGGGAACACTTCGACCATCATGGGGTGCTGGCGCTCAATCTCATGTCCTCGCCCGGCGCGGGCAAGACCAGCCTGCTGGAGGCGACCATCGAGGCGCTCGGCGGCGAGTTTCGCATCGCCGTGATCGAGGGCGATCTGGAGACCGAGAACGACGCCGAACGCATCCGCGCCAAGGGCGTGCCGGCGATTCAGATCGCGACCGGCAGCGCCTGTCATCTGGACGCCCATCTGGTGCATACGGCGCTGCATCACCTGGATCTCGACGGCATCGACCTGCTGTTCATCGAGAACGTTGGCAATCTGGTTTGCCCCGCCAGTTTCGACCTGGGCCAGCATCGCAATATCGCCCTGCTGTCGGTGCCCGAGGGCGACGACAAGCCCGCCAAGTATCCGGTGATGTTTCGCACCGCCGATCTGGTGCTCTGCACCAAGGCCGATCTGCTATCGGTACTCCCCGAGTTCCAGCCCGAGCGGGCCGAGGGTTATCTGCGCCAATTGGCCAGCGCGGCACCGTTCGAGATCGTCTCCACCCGTCCCGGCGGCAACCTGGAGCCCTGGCTGCAATGGCTGCGCGACGAGCGGCAGGCCCAGCGCGCCCGGCTGACGCTGGATCACGCCGCTGGCGCCCAGGGCGGCGGGCATCATCACCATGACCATCATCAGGGTCATCAGCACGCGCACGATCACCAGCACGGCTGA